Proteins from one Ricinus communis isolate WT05 ecotype wild-type chromosome 9, ASM1957865v1, whole genome shotgun sequence genomic window:
- the LOC8266253 gene encoding aspartic proteinase — MGTIFKPALFFCLILLPLVCATASSSNDGLVRIGLKKRKFDQNNRVAAQFESKEGEAFRASIKKYHIRGNLGDAEDIDIVSLKNYMDAQYFGEIGIGTPPQKFTVIFDTGSSNLWVPSSKCYFSVACYFHSKYKSGQSSTYKKNGKSADIHYGTGAISGFFSQDNVKVGELVIKNQEFIEATREPSITFLVAKFDGILGLGFQEISVGNAVPVWYNMVNQGLVKEPVFSFWFNRNADEDEGGEIVFGGMDPNHYKGEHTYVPVTQKGYWQFDMGDVLIDGKTTGICSSGCAAIADSGTSLLAGPTTIITEVNHAIGATGVVSQECKAVVAQYGETIIAMLLAKDQPQKICSQIGLCTFDGSRGVSMGIESVVNEKIQEVAGGLHDAMCSTCEMAVVWMQNQLKQNQTQEHILNYVNELCERLPSPMGESAVDCGSLSTMPNVSFTIGGRVFDLAPEQYVLKVGDGEAAQCISGFTALDVPPPRGPLWILGDVFMGPFHTVFDYGNKRVGFAEVA; from the exons ATGGGAACAATTTTTAAACCTGCTCTGTTCTTTTGCTTGATCCTGTTGCCTCTGGTCTGTGCTACTGCTTCATCATCGAATGATGGATTGGTTAGAATTGGACTTAAAAAGAGGAAGTTTGACCAAAACAATCGTGTAGCTGCTCAGTTTGAGTCTAAAGAAGGAGAAGCATTTCGTGCTTCTATTAAAAAGTATCATATTCGTGGTAATTTAGGTGATGCGGAAGATATTGACATAGTATCATTAAAGAATTACATGGACGCTCAGTATTTTGGTGAAATTGGTATTGGTACTCCCCCACAGAAGTTCACCGTTATTTTTGATACTGGTAGTTCTAACCTGTGGGTCCCCTCTTCCAAGTGCTATTTCTCG GTGGCCTGCTATTTCCATTCTAAGTACAAGTCAGGCCAATCAAGCACTTACAAGAAGAATG GAAAATCGGCAGATATCCATTATGGAACTGGTGCTATTTCTGGCTTCTTTAGTCAAGACAATGTCAAAGTTGGCGAGCTTGTGATCAAGAATCAG GAATTCATTGAAGCAACTAGGGAGCCCAGCATTACCTTCTTGGTTGCAAAGTTTGATGGTATACTTGGACTTGGATTTCAAGAGATATCAGTTGGAAATGCTGTACCTGTGTG GTACAACATGGTCAATCAGGGTCTTGTTAAAGAACCGGTTTTCTCTTTCTGGTTTAATCGCAATGCTGATGAAGATGAAGGGGGTGAGATTGTTTTTGGTGGGATGGACCCCAACCATTACAAGGGTGAGCACACATATGTCCCTGTGACACAGAAAGGTTATTGGCAG TTTGACATGGGAGATGTTTTGATTGATGGTAAAACAACTG GAATTTGCAGCAGTGGCTGTGCAGCAATTGCTGATTCTGGAACTTCTTTGTTGGCTGGCCCTACA ACTATTATTACTGAAGTAAATCATGCCATTGGAGCCACTGGAGTTGTTAGTCAAGAGTGCAAGGCAGTTGTTGCTCAATATGGAGAAACCATAATTGCTATGCTTTTAGCAAAG GACCAACCACAAAAAATCTGCTCACAAATTGGTTTGTGCACATTTGATGGTTCACGAGGTGTAAG TATGGGTATTGAGAGTGTTGTGAATGAGAAGATTCAGGAAGTGGCTGGTGGTTTGCACGACGCAATGTGCTCTACTTGTGAGATGGCAGTTGTGTGGATGCAGAACCAGCTCAAGCAGAATCAAACACAGGAGCACATACTTAATTATGTGAATGAG CTATGCGAACGATTGCCTAGTCCAATGGGAGAATCAGCAGTAGATTGTGGCAGTTTGTCAACCATGCCTAATGTTTCATTTACAATTGGGGGAAGAGTTTTTGACCTTGCTCCTGAGCAG TATGTCCTCAAAGTTGGTGATGGGGAAGCAGCTCAATGCATTAGTGGATTTACAGCATTGGATGTGCCACCACCTCGTGGTCCTCTCTG GATTCTGGGGGATGTTTTCATGGGTCCCTTCCATACAGTTTTTGACTATGGGAATAAGAGAGTTGGATTTGCAGAAGTTGCATAA